From Haloarcula sp. CBA1127, a single genomic window includes:
- a CDS encoding ABC transporter ATP-binding protein encodes MEQAVHLDGITKRFPGVVANDDVDLAVEKGTVHALLGENGAGKTTLMNVLYGLYQPTEGTVNVHGETQQFDSPRDAIDEGVGMIHQHFMLVDPMTVTENITLGNEPRKWLGLTVDSEQSRKQVRELSERYGFDVDPDARIEDVGVGVQQRVEILKALYRGADVLILDEPTAVLTPQEVEDLFRVLEELTDQGKTIIFITHKLGEAMEAADEITVLREGKNVGTVPADDITREELAEMMVGREVLLDLDRDPAEPGRSILEVSDLVVEDDRGVRAVDGISLEVRAGEVLGIAGVDGNGQSELVEAITGLQMPDEGTIMYDDVDRTTDSRRERIESGLAYIPEDRQERGLVMDFNLVENGLLGSQHAAEYTSKGRIDWNHTRDHAEEIIEEYDVRPPDANAHAKSLSGGNQQKFVVGREFARDPRLVVASHPTRGVDVGSMEFIHDQINALREAGRAVLLISSNLDEVQSLSDRLAVVYEGDIVDIVDPERVTEEQLGLLMAGQQPDAVPTIAANGEGDQ; translated from the coding sequence ATGGAACAGGCCGTCCACCTCGATGGTATTACAAAGCGGTTTCCGGGGGTAGTCGCGAATGACGATGTCGATCTGGCGGTCGAGAAGGGGACGGTTCACGCACTGCTCGGCGAGAACGGTGCGGGAAAAACCACCCTGATGAACGTCCTCTACGGGCTCTACCAGCCCACCGAGGGGACGGTCAACGTGCACGGCGAGACACAGCAGTTCGATTCGCCGCGCGACGCCATCGACGAAGGTGTCGGCATGATCCACCAGCACTTCATGCTGGTCGATCCGATGACCGTCACCGAGAACATCACGCTTGGGAACGAGCCCCGCAAGTGGCTTGGACTCACGGTTGACAGCGAACAGTCCCGAAAACAGGTCCGTGAACTGTCCGAGCGGTACGGGTTCGACGTGGACCCCGACGCCAGAATCGAAGATGTCGGTGTCGGTGTCCAGCAGCGCGTCGAAATCCTCAAAGCGCTCTACCGCGGCGCGGATGTCCTGATTCTGGACGAACCGACGGCAGTACTCACGCCACAGGAAGTCGAGGACCTCTTTCGCGTGCTCGAAGAGCTGACCGACCAGGGCAAGACGATTATCTTCATCACGCACAAGCTCGGCGAGGCGATGGAGGCTGCTGACGAAATCACTGTCCTGCGCGAGGGCAAAAACGTCGGGACGGTGCCAGCCGACGACATCACTCGGGAAGAACTGGCCGAGATGATGGTCGGTCGGGAGGTCCTGCTGGATCTCGACCGGGACCCCGCCGAGCCAGGTCGGTCTATCCTTGAGGTTTCGGACCTCGTCGTGGAGGACGACCGGGGCGTCCGCGCGGTCGACGGTATCTCGCTTGAGGTCCGGGCCGGTGAGGTGCTCGGTATCGCCGGCGTCGATGGAAACGGCCAGTCGGAACTGGTCGAGGCGATTACCGGGCTTCAGATGCCCGACGAGGGAACGATCATGTACGACGACGTTGACCGGACCACCGACAGCCGCCGGGAGCGAATCGAGTCCGGGCTGGCCTACATCCCGGAAGACCGACAGGAGCGTGGACTGGTGATGGACTTTAATCTCGTCGAGAACGGCCTGCTGGGGAGCCAGCACGCGGCCGAATACACCTCGAAGGGGCGTATCGACTGGAACCACACGCGCGACCACGCGGAGGAGATTATCGAAGAGTACGACGTTCGGCCACCGGATGCCAACGCCCACGCGAAGTCCCTCTCCGGCGGGAACCAGCAGAAGTTCGTCGTCGGTCGGGAGTTCGCCCGGGACCCGCGTCTCGTCGTTGCCTCTCACCCCACTCGCGGTGTGGACGTGGGGTCGATGGAGTTCATCCACGACCAGATCAACGCGCTTCGAGAAGCGGGCCGAGCCGTGTTGCTCATTTCCTCGAACCTTGATGAGGTCCAGTCGCTTTCGGACCGCCTCGCTGTCGTCTACGAGGGCGATATCGTCGACATCGTCGACCCCGAGCGCGTGACCGAGGAACAGCTTGGGCTGTTGATGGCCGGGCAGCAACCTGACGCCGTCCCGACCATCGCGGCGAACGGGGAGGGCGATCAATGA